The Paludibacter jiangxiensis DNA segment TGGGATCCGGTCGTGAATGGCCATCGTGCGGAGAAATTGATCTTATGGAATTTTATCGACCAGAAGGAATTCCGACTATTCTGTCCAATGTTGCATGGGGTACTAACGTTCGCTACAGAGCAAAATGGAACTCGGCCAGAAAAGCTATTGCTCCGTTCATCGCTAAAGACAAAAACTGGCCCCGCAAGTTTCATGTATGGCGCATGGATTGGACTAAAGAGTACATAAAGCTTTATATCGACGACATTCTCCTAAACACCACATCATTGAGCGAAACCATCAATCCGGACGGCAGCAATCCCTTCTTAAAACCTCAATATCTATTGCTCAATCTGGCTCTTGGCAGCAATGGCGGAGACCCGTCTAACAGCACCTCCCCCATTAAATATGAAGTGGATTATGTAAGGATTTACCAACAGATACAATAAATTTTCTTTCCATAATTTGAACATTTTTTACATTCAGATTGTAACTTCGTTGCATCGGAACATCAACCATAAATGATTAATCACCATGCAAGTAGAACAAGTCCTCAACGATCTGAAGCAACGGTTCCCAAACGAACCCGAGTATCATCAAGCTGTAGAAGAAGTACTACTTTCAATCGAAGATGTGTATAATGCCCATCCCGAGTTTGAAGCTCACAACATCATCGAACGCATATGCATACCGGATCGCATCTTTACTTTCCGCGTAAGCTGGGTCGACGACAAAGGCAAGGTACGTACCAACATGGCTTATCGTGTGCAGCACAACAATGCCATCGGGCCCTATAAAGGAGGGATGCGCTTTCATGCCTCCGTTACTCTCTCTATTCTAAAGTTCCTTGCTTTTGAACAAACCTTCAAAAATGCTCTCACCACTTTACCTATGGGCGGCGCCAAAGGAGGATCGGATTTCAGTACCGAGGGCAAGTCGGATGGCGAAATCATGCGTTTCTGTCAGGCATTCATGACGGAACTATGGCGGCATATTGGGCCCGAAACAGATGTTCCGGCTGGAGACATCGGAGTCGGTGCGCGTGAAGTGGCTTATATGTATGGTATGTACAAAAAACTAGCCCGCGAAAATACAGGAACCTTTACCGGCAAAGGACTCGAATTCGGAGGCTCACTGATTCGACCTGAAGCTACCGGTTATGGCAACATCTATTTTCTGATGAACATGTTGAAACGCAAAGGCATTACCGACCTGAGCGGCCAGACCATCGCCATTTCGGGGTCAGGCAATGTGGCAACCTATACGGCACAAAAAGCGTTAGAGTTGGGGGGAAAAGTTGTAACGATGTCGGACAGTAACGGTTATATCTACGATCCGGATGGTATCAACAAACAAAAATTAGACTACATTTTTGAATTGAAAAACATCCGGCGCGGACGCATTAAAGAGTATGCCGAAACGTATGGATGTAAATATGTTGCCGACGATACACCATGGAAAGAACCCTGCACTATTGCTCTACCATCTGCCACACAAAACGAAATTAATGAGGAAGATGCCGAAGCTTTGGTACAAAACGGTTGCATTGCCGTATCCGAAGGTGCTAATATGCCAAGCACCCCCGAAGCGATCGAAGTCTTTCTGAAAAACAAAATCATGTATGCTCCCGGCAAAGCTGCCAATGCGGGTGGCGTTTCCGTTTCGGGACTGGAGATGAGTCAGAATTCCATGAAGCTAAGCTGGCCAAAAGAAGAAGTGGATCAACGCCTCCAGCATATCATGGCCAGCATTCACGATGCCTGCGTAAAATATGGTACCGAACCCGATGGTTATGTTAACTACCAGAAAGGTGCCAATATTGCCGGATTCATGAAAGTAGCCAGAGCCATGATGGCACAGGGAATCCTGTAATAATGATTAATTGTTAATGAAACGCCCGGAAAAATTCGGGCGTTTTTCGTAGGGACGAATCAGCAATGACCAGGGTCAATAAATTGCATCAATATTTCTATTGATACATTGAATATTTTTCATATTGCAAAAAGATTATAACAAATGTATATTTGCAAGCGAAAACGAACAACCGATATTCTTAAAAATATGGAAATTATGTTGATGCGAATATACTCTATGCTTACTTTACTGCTATTGCTGATCATTTCTCCGATTCAGGCTCAGCAACAAACACATGCCATCCGGGGCAATGTATTAGACAAAACCACTCGCGAAATGCTACCTTTTATCAATGTAGTGATTTGGGAAACTACGAAAGGCGCCACTACCGACAGTGTCGGAAACTACACTATTGGCGGTGTGAAAAGCGGCACTTACCGTTTGCAAGCCTCCGCCGTTGGTTACAAAACTTTTATATCGCCCGAATTTTCTGTGGTAAATAAAGATATGGAATTCAACATTGAACTGGAGGAGAATACAGAAACGCTAAAGGAAGTAAAAGTGACAGCTGGTCCGTACCGTAAACCCGCCGAAAGTCCTGTGTCGATGCGGGTGATCGGTTTTGCAGAAATTGAAAAGAGTGCCGGAGCCAACCGCGACATTTCAAGAGTTATCCAATCGTTTCCGGGAGTGGCCTCGGCTCCATCCGGCTATCGCAACGACCTGATTGTGCGTGGTGGTGGCCCCTCCGAAAACCGATACTATATCGACGGAGTAGAAATCCCCAACATCAACCACTTCTCCACGCAAGGTGCATCGGGCGGTCCGGTGGGCATTATCAATGCCGAGTTGATTCGTGAAACCGACTTCTACTCGGGAGCTTTTCCGGCAGGAAAAGGCAATGCTATGAGTTCAATTCTCGATTTCCGGCTCAAAGACGGCAACAGCACGACCCGCACTTACAATATTGCGCTTGGTTCGTCCGAAGCTG contains these protein-coding regions:
- a CDS encoding NADP-specific glutamate dehydrogenase, which codes for MQVEQVLNDLKQRFPNEPEYHQAVEEVLLSIEDVYNAHPEFEAHNIIERICIPDRIFTFRVSWVDDKGKVRTNMAYRVQHNNAIGPYKGGMRFHASVTLSILKFLAFEQTFKNALTTLPMGGAKGGSDFSTEGKSDGEIMRFCQAFMTELWRHIGPETDVPAGDIGVGAREVAYMYGMYKKLARENTGTFTGKGLEFGGSLIRPEATGYGNIYFLMNMLKRKGITDLSGQTIAISGSGNVATYTAQKALELGGKVVTMSDSNGYIYDPDGINKQKLDYIFELKNIRRGRIKEYAETYGCKYVADDTPWKEPCTIALPSATQNEINEEDAEALVQNGCIAVSEGANMPSTPEAIEVFLKNKIMYAPGKAANAGGVSVSGLEMSQNSMKLSWPKEEVDQRLQHIMASIHDACVKYGTEPDGYVNYQKGANIAGFMKVARAMMAQGIL